A window of Lepidochelys kempii isolate rLepKem1 chromosome 1, rLepKem1.hap2, whole genome shotgun sequence contains these coding sequences:
- the LOC140916294 gene encoding olfactory receptor 52P1-like, with protein MAVFNLTPADPSTFTLSGIPGLETAHIWISIPFSTFYTISLLGNCTVLFVVGTEQTLYKPMYQLLCMLALTDISMSTSVVPKALCIFWFNLKGITVGGCLTQMFFLHAASVMQSAVLVTMAFDRYVAICDPLRYATILNNARIAKLGLLGLIRAVLFILPMPLLLSRQPFCANHIIPHTYCDHIAVAKMFCGDITVNRLYGLVIALVVVVLDLMLIALSYGLIIRTVFRISSKKAHQKALNTCTAHICVMLMSYTPCLFSSLTHRFGQGIAPHIHIILANLYFLIPPMLNPIIYGVKTKELRDKVGKYTFRMCSPGTTDFKPA; from the coding sequence ATGGCCGTTTTCAACCTCACCCCCGCTGACCCTTCAACATTCACTCTAAGCGGTATTCCTGGCCTAGAAACTGCCCACATTtggatttccatccctttctctaCATTCTACACTATCAGCCTGCTGGGAAATTGCACGGTCCTGTTTGTTGTAGGCACAGAGCAGACCCTATACAAACCGATGTACcagctgctctgcatgctggcacTCACAGACATCAGCATGTCTACATCTGTTGTGCCGAAGGCACTGTGTATATTTTGGTTCAACTTGAAAGGCATTACTGTGGgtggctgcctcacccagatgttcttTCTTCATGCAGCTTCTGTTATGCAGTCAGCCGTCCTCGTGACAATGGCCTTCGATCGCTACGTTGCCATATGTGACCCTCTGAGATATGCCACCATCCTCAACAATGCACGAATAGCTAAACTGGGGCTTCTGGGCTTGATAagagctgttctcttcattctgcccatgcccctgctcctgagcaggcAGCCATTCTGTGCCAACCACATTATCCCCCACACGTACTGCGACCACATAGCTGTGGCAAAGATGTTTTGTGGGGACATCACAGTCAACAGGTTGTACGGCTTGGTGATAGCACTTGTAGTCGTCGTGTTAGATCTGATGCTCATTGCCCTGTCCTATGGTCTGATCATAAGGACCGTGTTCAGAATCTCCTCCAAGAAAGCCCACCAGAAAGCCCTCAACACCTGCACAGCTCACATCTGTGTCATGCTGATGTCTTATACTCCCTGCCTTTTCTCCTCTCTGACACATAGGTTTGGTCAGGGCATCGCTCCCCACATTCACATCATCTTGGCCAACCTCTATTTCCTCATCCCCCCCATGCTCAATCCAATCATTTATGGGGTCAAAACCAAAGAGCTTCGTGACAAAGTGGGCAAATACACCTTCAGAATGTGCTCACCTGGGACCACTGACTTTAAACCTGCATGA